Within Streptomyces roseirectus, the genomic segment GCCACGTGCCCGGGTGGCGGAGCAGGCAGACCATGAGGTTGCCCGTCGCCGACGCGGTGGTCTCGACACCCGCCGCGAGGAGGAGCAGGGCGGTCCGGATCACGGTGTCGGTTGCGGCGGCGCCCGGGGACGGGCCCACGCGTTCGGTCAGCAGGCTCAGCAGAGTGCCGGGCGGTGGCTGCTCGCGCAGGCACCGCCGCAGGTAGCCGTCCAGTTCGTCACGGGCCCCGGCTGCCTCGACCGGCGGTCCGGGGGTCGCTATGTGGGCGACGATCGGCCGCAGCCGTGCCCACACCCAGTCCGCGTCCCCCTCCGGGCAGCCGAGCACCCGCAGGACGACCCGGGTGGGCAGCCGGCGGCCGACGGCCGCCACGAAGTCGACCGGGTTCCCCCGGGGCAGGGCGGAGACGAGATCCCGGACCACGGGGTCGACGGCGTGGGACTGCCACCGCGTCATGTGGCCCGGCGCGAACCAGGTGACGTGGGAGCGCAGCTCGCGCCGGCGGGGGCCGTCGACGTCGATCGCGGTCGGCCCGAACAGCTGGCGGGTCGCCCGGAACGGGTGGTCCACGGTGAAGTGCGGGCTGCGCAGCACCTGTTGGACCGACCGGTGGTCGCTCAGCAGCAGCGCGGGCGGCCGGGTCAGCATCGTCAGACCTCGAACCGCAGCGGGGCCCGGCCCGCCAGGAAGTCGTGCAGCCCGCACAGCTCGCCCAGGGTCTCGCCGCCCCGCAGCTTGCCCTTCAGCTCCTCCTCCCGTTCGGCCAGCAGCACCGCGGCGCGCAGCACGGCGCTGACGTACCGCTGGGTGACGGCCAGGACGCCGTCGCCGTCCGCGAAGATCCAGTCGCCGGGACGCAGGGTGCACGAGCCCAGCGTGATGTCTTCCGGGACCTCGCGGGCCGGGATCCTGGCGGTCTTCGCCGACACGTAGGTCACCTGGGAGCTGAACACCGGGAAGGCGAGCTCGGGCAGCGAGTCCACGTCGCGGACGGCGCCGTCCACGATCAGGCCGGCGAGGCCGCGCTGTTTGCAGGCGGTGACGAAGATGTCCCCGGCCAGGGCCTCCGAGCGTGCCGTCGTGTTGTGCAGCACGATCACCGAGCCCGGCGGCGCCAGGTCGAGGGCCTGCAGGCCGGGCAGCATGTCGTTGTCCGTCGCCACGGGGAAGGCCGGCCCTGCGGCGCTCAGTCCCGGGGTGCGCGAGCGCAGGGGCGCGTCGACCACCGTGGTGACGTCGGGGGCCGCGTCGTGCAGCAGGGCGCAGCCGAGCCTGTCGAACAGCGACGCCAGCCGGCGTACCGCCACCTCGTCCAGCACCGTCATCCGGTCACCTCCGTGGTCGCGGCCGTGGCGGCCGAGTGGACCATGTCGTACAGGCCGTTCATCGTGTAGAAGGAGCTGATCGAGTAGTTCTCCACGGGGATGTCCTGGCCGGTCAGTTCCTCCAGGAAGACGATCAGTTCCACCAAGCGCAGTGAGTCGATCAGCCCGAGGACGAAGAGGTTGTCGTCGGGGCCGAAGTCGGCCGGTTCCCCCGGGTTGTGCTCGACCAGGAAGTCCTGGACGGCACTGACGAATTCCGTGCGGTCGGGCATCATCTCTGCTTCTCCGTATCTGTGCGGGCTCAGATCGACGCGGCGGGGCGGGCGTCCGCGGTGACCTCGGCGGACACCGCCTCGGTCAGCGTGTCCAGGGCGTCCGCCAGTTGGCCGGGGGGTGTCGTCACGGGCGGGGCCACCCGGATCCGCTCGCCGCCGTGCCCGCCGACGAACGCGATGACGCCGCCCAGGAAGCAGCGGCGGACGACGGCCCGGCTGAGCCCTCGCGGCAGCTCGAACGACAGCGTCGGACCGGTCACGTGGACGCGGCGGACGCCGTCGAGGTCCGCCAGGGTGCCAGCGGTGGCGCGCAGCAGCCGTTCGGCCCCGGCCGCGAGGTCGGCGACCGGGGTGGCGTCCAGGTAGCGGGTCACCGAGGCCGCGGCCCGGTGGCCGAGCACCCCGGTCTGGAAGGTGTGCGCGAGGCGTACCGGGTCCGGCGCGCCGTGGCCCAGGCCGCTGTCGAAGACGACCGCGGAGAGCGGATAGACGCCGTTGGTCATGGACTTGCTGAACAGCAGGATGTCGGGGGTCAGGCCCCACGACCGGGCGACGCTGAGTTCGCCGTGCCGGTAGTAGCCGCTCTGCACCTCGTCGGCGATCACCACGACGCCGGCCGTCCGGGCCTGTTCCGCCAGGCCGCGCAGCCACTCCTGGGGCAGTGGTACGTACCCGTTGGCCCCTTGCACGGGTTCGAACAGCAGACACGAGTACGGTCCCCAGTCCGGTGCCGGGGCGCCCGGGGCGAGGAAGTCGACGTGCCGCGCCAGGGCGGTCACGCCGGGGCCGGCCTGGAGGGCGATGTCGTGCTGGATCCCGGTGACGGCCAGGGTGTCCTGGCCGAGCCCGTGGAAGGCGCCTTCCATGGCCAGGATCCGGCCGGGCCGGGCGCGGGCCGCCAGGGCGAGCGCGGTCGACACGGCGAAACTGCCGCCGATCTGGAACAGGACCCGGTGGTCGGGCAGGCCGAGCCGTTCGCACAGCCAGTCGGCGACCGTGTCGGCCTCCGGCGGGTAGAAGCAGCCGGAGATGTCGGCCGTCATGCCGGCGGCCGGGTCGATGTCGGGGTTGCGGTGACCGAAGTTGACCGCGCCGTACGCGCTCATGAGGTCGGTGTAGTCGTGCGGCGCCTCCCCCGGGGCGGCCAGGGTGAGCGTGGCGTTGCGTGCGCCCAGTAACACGTGGTCGCGGGAAATGACCTGGGATTCGTCGAGCAGACTGCGCCGTGGCATGCCCATCATCTCTCAGTCGGAGGAGTCGTCACGCGCGAGGTCCGCGCCGATCAGTGCTGCCAGAGCCGCCCGGTCGAGCTTGCCGTGCACCGACAGCGGCAGGGCCGGGACGAACAGGACGTGGCGGGGCACCATGTAGTCCGGCAGCTGCTCCTGGCAGAAGGAGCGCAGGCCGGGCCGGGTGAGCCGGCCGGGCCCGGTGGGCACCACGACGGCCGCCAGTTCGTCGCCACCGCCGGTGTCCACCGTGAGGGCGGCGGCGTGCGCCACGTCGGCGTGCTCCAGCAGCACCCGTTCGAGCTCGGCGAGTTCCACCCGGTTCCCGCGGACCTGGACCTGGAGGTCGCGCCGCCCGAGGTACGTGAACTCCCCGTCCTCGGTCAGGCGTGCCAGGTCGCCGGTGCGCAGCACGGGCTCCGGGGCCATGGGGCGCAGCGGATCGGGGACGAGGGCCGCTCGGGTGGCCGCGGGGTCCCCCCAGTAGCCGCTGAACAGCGTCGTCGCCCGCAGGTACAGCTCACCGCTCCCGCCGGGCTTGGTGACCTCCTCGCCCGACTCGCCGATCAGCAGCAGTTCGGCGCCGTCGTGCGCCTGGCCGATGGGCATCTCCTCCCACGCGTCCGGAAGGGGTCGGGGCAGGTCCCGGAACGAGCACTGGATGGACTCCGACTGCCCGTAGCCGTGGGTGAGCCGCACGCCGGGGAAGAGGTCGGCGAGCCTGCGTACCTGGTCCCCCGGGAAGTGCTCGCCGGTGAAGTGGATGCCGGTGACGCAGGCCGGCACCTCGGTGTGCGGCCCGGCCGTCGCCAGCAGCGGCCGCCAGATGGACGGCACTGCGCTGACGTGGGTGACCTGGTGCTCCGCCAGGTGGCGCAGCATCCGCCGGGGATGGTGCACGAGGATCCGCGGCACCTGGACCAGGGTGGCGCCGGAGCCCAGGGCGAGGCAGAGGTCGAGGATGCTCAGGTCGAAGCTCAGGGGGGAGAACGTGGCGACCCGGGCGGTGGAGGGGAGTGCGAAGTGCCCGGTCAGCGCCCGGACGAAGGCGACGAGCGCGCGGTGCGAGTTGGTGATGCCCTTGGGGCGCCCGGTCGTCCCGGAGGTGAAGACGATGTACGCCGGATCCGTGCCGAGCGTCCGCCGCCGGGCGCCGGGGTGTTCGGGACACGCGTCGTAAAACCGCAGGCCGTCGGCGGTGACGTCGGCGACGCGGGCCGCCGGCACCGGGAGCGGCCGGGCGTCGGGGCCGTCCGGCGCCCGCAGCCAGGCGGTGGCCGTCACGTGGTCGAGGATCTGCCGGACGCGGTGCTCGGGGGTGTCCGGCGACACCGGTACGTACACCGCGCCCGCCATGGAGCAGGCGAGCAGCACGCCCACCGCCTCCGGGACGGGGTCGAGGCTCACCAGGACGCGTTCGCCGTCGGTGATCCCGCGCCGCACGAGTTCGGCCGCGCACGTACGCGCGTACCGGGCCAGGCGCCCGCGGGTCCAGCGGCCGGTCGGACCGTCGACGGCCTCCTGGTCGTCGGCGCCGGGCAGCAGGACGTCGTGGAGCAGCGGGTCCGTGGGAAAGCCGTTCACCGCGTCTCCTTCGGGAAGTCGAGGCAGTCGACCAGTCTGCGCAGCGCCGTGGTGTCGCCGTCGAGCCGGACGTCGGGGTGGGCGGCCACCTCGTCGAGGGTCCGGCGCCGGCGGCTCAGGTCGTGCCAGGGTGCGGCCGGGCCCCGGTAGACGACGGTGAGGTCCGCGTCCCAGCCCCGGTCGCCGGTGAGGCCGTGCGGGGTGGCGCGGATCGTCCACTTCCCGTTCGGCACGTCCTCCAGGTGGAGGCCCAGCACCACGTCCGAGCCGATCCGCTCCGGCCGGTACACCCGA encodes:
- a CDS encoding cytochrome P450 encodes the protein MLTRPPALLLSDHRSVQQVLRSPHFTVDHPFRATRQLFGPTAIDVDGPRRRELRSHVTWFAPGHMTRWQSHAVDPVVRDLVSALPRGNPVDFVAAVGRRLPTRVVLRVLGCPEGDADWVWARLRPIVAHIATPGPPVEAAGARDELDGYLRRCLREQPPPGTLLSLLTERVGPSPGAAATDTVIRTALLLLAAGVETTASATGNLMVCLLRHPGTWQALRDGKLSAPQVVREALRWLSPLRRTVRFASRDTEVGPLRLPRGAVVELDLAAANRDPHVFERPDAFEPGRPGHPVMTFGTGHHACAGARLALAELETLLTALVRRFPTVSQPAGEDARTGGDVFQQPARLVMTLG
- a CDS encoding RraA family protein; the encoded protein is MTVLDEVAVRRLASLFDRLGCALLHDAAPDVTTVVDAPLRSRTPGLSAAGPAFPVATDNDMLPGLQALDLAPPGSVIVLHNTTARSEALAGDIFVTACKQRGLAGLIVDGAVRDVDSLPELAFPVFSSQVTYVSAKTARIPAREVPEDITLGSCTLRPGDWIFADGDGVLAVTQRYVSAVLRAAVLLAEREEELKGKLRGGETLGELCGLHDFLAGRAPLRFEV
- a CDS encoding acyl carrier protein; this translates as MPDRTEFVSAVQDFLVEHNPGEPADFGPDDNLFVLGLIDSLRLVELIVFLEELTGQDIPVENYSISSFYTMNGLYDMVHSAATAATTEVTG
- a CDS encoding aminotransferase class III-fold pyridoxal phosphate-dependent enzyme; this encodes MPRRSLLDESQVISRDHVLLGARNATLTLAAPGEAPHDYTDLMSAYGAVNFGHRNPDIDPAAGMTADISGCFYPPEADTVADWLCERLGLPDHRVLFQIGGSFAVSTALALAARARPGRILAMEGAFHGLGQDTLAVTGIQHDIALQAGPGVTALARHVDFLAPGAPAPDWGPYSCLLFEPVQGANGYVPLPQEWLRGLAEQARTAGVVVIADEVQSGYYRHGELSVARSWGLTPDILLFSKSMTNGVYPLSAVVFDSGLGHGAPDPVRLAHTFQTGVLGHRAAASVTRYLDATPVADLAAGAERLLRATAGTLADLDGVRRVHVTGPTLSFELPRGLSRAVVRRCFLGGVIAFVGGHGGERIRVAPPVTTPPGQLADALDTLTEAVSAEVTADARPAASI
- a CDS encoding amino acid adenylation domain-containing protein — its product is MNGFPTDPLLHDVLLPGADDQEAVDGPTGRWTRGRLARYARTCAAELVRRGITDGERVLVSLDPVPEAVGVLLACSMAGAVYVPVSPDTPEHRVRQILDHVTATAWLRAPDGPDARPLPVPAARVADVTADGLRFYDACPEHPGARRRTLGTDPAYIVFTSGTTGRPKGITNSHRALVAFVRALTGHFALPSTARVATFSPLSFDLSILDLCLALGSGATLVQVPRILVHHPRRMLRHLAEHQVTHVSAVPSIWRPLLATAGPHTEVPACVTGIHFTGEHFPGDQVRRLADLFPGVRLTHGYGQSESIQCSFRDLPRPLPDAWEEMPIGQAHDGAELLLIGESGEEVTKPGGSGELYLRATTLFSGYWGDPAATRAALVPDPLRPMAPEPVLRTGDLARLTEDGEFTYLGRRDLQVQVRGNRVELAELERVLLEHADVAHAAALTVDTGGGDELAAVVVPTGPGRLTRPGLRSFCQEQLPDYMVPRHVLFVPALPLSVHGKLDRAALAALIGADLARDDSSD